The following coding sequences are from one Lolium rigidum isolate FL_2022 chromosome 6, APGP_CSIRO_Lrig_0.1, whole genome shotgun sequence window:
- the LOC124666958 gene encoding protein RADIALIS-like 3 has translation MASMSVNSSRPQWTAKQNKQFEQALAVYDKDTPDRWHNIARAVGGKTADEARRYYELLVDDVKRIEAGRVPFPAYRYPGGAMGGYEADRYAVLRKGNPSSRAVPN, from the coding sequence ATGGCGTCGATGTCGGTGAACTCGTCGAGGCCGCAGTGGACGGCGAAGCAGAACAAGCAGTTCGAGCAGGCGCTGGCGGTGTACGACAAGGATACGCCGGACCGGTGGCACAACATCGCGCGCGCCGTGGGTGGTAAGACCGCCGACGAGGCCAGGCGCTACTACGAGCTGCTCGTGGACGACGTCAAGCGCATCGAGGCAGGCAGGGTGCCGTTCCCGGCGTACAGGTACCCTGGTGGCGCCATGGGCGGGTACGAGGCCGACAGGTACGCCGTACTGAGGAAAGGGAACCCCTCTTCAAGAGCAGTCCCAAATTGA